From Virgibacillus natechei, the proteins below share one genomic window:
- a CDS encoding adenosylcobinamide amidohydrolase, with protein MLHLGHVSGGYDGMPVIEDVCFSVSKGEFFGILGPNGSGKTTLLKMISGLIACTDGSIQLNNKDITDFSRKELARKMAVLPQLSAHAFSYTVRETVALGRYAHNLGLFQSWTSKDEKVLQMVMEQTNITRFQHDSVQQLSGGEQQRVFLAQALAQQPEILLLDEPTNHLDLAYQKDLLDLLKKGAKQQGLTVISIFHDLNLASLYCDRLLLIDEGRTRALHTPDGVLTEALVKEVYQTEVKKHPHPEIAKPQMHLIPADMFSADVKIDASMLNVKQEHITLTSPIPLRTLSSGVCGAGIGWNSYFVNRQVSKDYDCSDPEHEMRNYLEKNEFDASRTVGMMTAVQLEDVAYGLWGKDHVSLFTVVTAGVGNATDSTRTTGTHRQGVPGTINIWLFVNGRLTEEAFIQAIMTATEAKTKTLMELGITDSETNTIATGTSTDSILVAATGKGPLLSYAGSATKLGQLIGKSVYRETKRAIQRSQGLM; from the coding sequence ATGTTACATCTGGGTCATGTTTCCGGAGGCTATGATGGGATGCCAGTTATTGAAGATGTTTGCTTTTCTGTTTCGAAGGGTGAATTTTTTGGTATCTTAGGGCCTAATGGAAGTGGTAAGACAACCTTGTTAAAAATGATCAGCGGATTAATCGCCTGTACAGATGGTTCTATTCAACTAAATAACAAGGACATAACAGATTTTTCACGAAAAGAACTGGCGAGGAAAATGGCGGTTCTCCCCCAACTCTCTGCGCATGCATTTTCCTATACAGTGAGGGAGACGGTGGCACTTGGTAGGTACGCGCACAACCTAGGCCTGTTTCAAAGCTGGACGTCTAAAGATGAAAAAGTACTGCAAATGGTCATGGAGCAAACGAACATCACCCGTTTCCAGCATGATTCGGTGCAGCAGCTCTCAGGCGGGGAGCAACAGCGGGTGTTTCTCGCGCAAGCCTTAGCCCAGCAACCGGAAATTTTATTACTTGATGAACCGACCAACCACCTGGATTTAGCCTATCAAAAAGATTTACTTGATCTATTGAAAAAAGGAGCAAAACAGCAGGGGTTAACGGTCATTTCTATTTTTCATGATTTGAATCTTGCCAGTTTGTATTGTGATCGATTGTTACTAATAGATGAGGGGCGGACACGGGCCTTGCATACACCGGATGGCGTGCTGACAGAGGCACTGGTTAAAGAGGTTTATCAAACGGAGGTGAAAAAGCATCCTCATCCGGAGATCGCTAAACCGCAGATGCATTTGATCCCAGCAGACATGTTTTCGGCTGATGTGAAGATTGATGCTTCCATGTTAAACGTGAAACAGGAGCATATTACGCTCACTTCCCCCATTCCGCTGCGAACATTATCATCCGGTGTGTGTGGCGCTGGTATTGGTTGGAACAGTTATTTTGTTAATCGTCAGGTTTCGAAAGACTATGACTGTTCGGATCCTGAACATGAGATGCGGAATTACCTTGAAAAAAACGAATTCGACGCCTCCCGCACAGTGGGAATGATGACAGCCGTTCAGCTGGAAGATGTTGCTTATGGATTATGGGGAAAAGATCATGTCTCCCTCTTCACTGTAGTCACAGCAGGAGTTGGGAATGCGACAGATAGCACGCGAACAACAGGAACACATCGGCAAGGAGTTCCCGGAACGATTAATATATGGTTATTTGTAAATGGAAGACTGACGGAAGAAGCCTTTATTCAGGCGATCATGACTGCAACCGAGGCGAAAACAAAAACATTAATGGAACTGGGAATTACAGATAGCGAGACCAATACAATCGCAACGGGCACCTCAACAGATAGCATTCTGGTTGCTGCCACAGGGAAGGGTCCCCTCCTATCGTATGCAGGTTCTGCAACGAAGCTTGGTCAATTAATTGGAAAAAGCGTTTATAGAGAAACAAAAAGAGCGATCCAGCGTTCTCAAGGCTTGATGTAG
- the cbiB gene encoding adenosylcobinamide-phosphate synthase CbiB, with the protein MVVYHLLSITLALVIDRLIGDPPSWPHPVRWIGSLISWLDRRLNKGNGRVTKGILMLVVIGILTFSITLLIVYGAYQIHVFAGIAAESLIIATAIAGNDLKKAAHRVYQPLKKGDVREARQQVSMIVGRDTDGLNEGEITRATVETVAENISDGITAPLFWALIGGAPLAMMYRAVNTCDSMVGYKNERYGQFGRGSARFDDLLNWLPSRITGFCMIAASSSALVTKKQAAHDLKREARKHPSPNSGWGEAAVALLLNIQLGGTNYYQGIKSERAVMGRADKNLQKEHILDAISIMNRSVALFFILLWLGGGSYAVAFTWF; encoded by the coding sequence ATGGTTGTTTATCATTTACTTAGTATAACACTCGCTCTGGTCATAGACCGGTTGATTGGTGACCCGCCTTCCTGGCCGCATCCAGTTCGCTGGATCGGTTCTCTTATTTCATGGCTGGATCGTCGTTTAAATAAGGGGAACGGGCGTGTAACAAAAGGGATTCTTATGCTAGTTGTTATTGGTATCCTGACATTTTCTATTACACTATTAATTGTATACGGTGCCTATCAAATTCACGTTTTTGCAGGAATTGCTGCAGAATCACTCATCATTGCAACTGCGATTGCCGGGAACGATTTGAAAAAGGCTGCTCACCGTGTTTATCAACCTTTGAAAAAAGGGGACGTCAGGGAAGCCAGACAACAGGTTTCGATGATTGTTGGAAGAGATACGGACGGCTTAAATGAAGGGGAGATAACAAGGGCGACTGTCGAAACGGTTGCAGAAAATATTAGTGATGGTATTACGGCGCCGTTATTCTGGGCGTTGATTGGCGGTGCTCCTCTGGCGATGATGTATCGTGCTGTTAATACCTGTGATTCGATGGTTGGGTATAAAAATGAGAGATACGGCCAATTTGGTCGGGGATCGGCCCGGTTTGATGATCTGCTTAATTGGTTGCCAAGCCGCATTACTGGTTTTTGTATGATTGCCGCGAGCTCTTCGGCTTTGGTAACGAAGAAACAGGCAGCTCATGACTTGAAGCGGGAGGCCAGGAAGCATCCAAGCCCTAACAGCGGATGGGGGGAAGCGGCTGTTGCTCTCCTATTGAACATCCAGCTGGGAGGAACGAATTATTATCAAGGAATTAAATCAGAGCGTGCTGTGATGGGACGGGCTGATAAAAACCTGCAAAAGGAACATATTTTGGATGCAATCTCGATCATGAATCGTTCGGTCGCACTCTTTTTTATACTTTTATGGTTAGGGGGAGGAAGTTATGCAGTTGCCTTCACATGGTTCTAA
- the cobD gene encoding threonine-phosphate decarboxylase CobD yields the protein MQLPSHGSNPQHLYKALEINPPEELVDFSVNINPLGAPEAVKHNWGKWLEAIYDYPDPTFAELKQTIAAKEGIEESCLLPGNGASELITLIARYLQGKKVLIIHPAFSEYEAACRSENCTIFHHVLYPPEWELDETSLERKLGLVDAVFFCHPNNPTGIQYDRPTVEWLIDTCQKKEVLLILDEAFYDFADRPVTFIDKASQSPFLLVLRSLTKMYSIAGLRLGYLAGTPEVLSQIHKRQAHWSINAIALKAGKTCLDDRQHVLLTRDYIKRERDRLFAYFREIGFQHSPSAINFYLIRDPSSRNQQELFSFLLRKGLVLRHTYNFPGIEGEWLRVAIKKEAENSLLMEVLSEWKREN from the coding sequence ATGCAGTTGCCTTCACATGGTTCTAATCCACAGCATTTATACAAGGCGCTTGAAATAAATCCGCCAGAGGAGCTCGTGGACTTCAGTGTGAATATTAACCCGTTAGGCGCACCTGAGGCAGTCAAACACAACTGGGGCAAATGGCTTGAGGCTATTTATGATTACCCGGATCCAACCTTTGCTGAACTGAAACAAACAATTGCCGCAAAGGAAGGTATCGAGGAATCTTGTCTGCTGCCTGGAAATGGTGCGTCCGAACTCATTACGTTAATCGCCCGTTATCTCCAAGGAAAAAAGGTGCTGATCATCCATCCAGCTTTTTCCGAATATGAGGCCGCTTGCCGGAGTGAAAACTGTACAATTTTCCACCATGTTCTTTACCCGCCCGAATGGGAGCTGGATGAGACATCATTGGAGCGGAAGTTGGGTCTTGTGGATGCTGTGTTTTTTTGCCACCCGAATAATCCAACAGGTATTCAATATGATCGTCCAACTGTCGAATGGTTGATCGACACATGCCAAAAGAAAGAAGTCCTATTAATCTTGGACGAAGCATTTTATGATTTCGCTGATCGTCCTGTAACGTTTATTGATAAAGCCAGCCAATCGCCATTCCTACTGGTGCTGCGCTCACTGACAAAGATGTACAGTATTGCAGGCTTGCGGCTAGGCTATCTCGCAGGGACCCCGGAAGTCCTGTCGCAAATTCATAAAAGGCAGGCCCATTGGAGTATTAATGCAATTGCTTTAAAAGCTGGTAAGACATGCTTGGATGATCGGCAGCATGTCTTACTAACCCGTGACTATATCAAGAGAGAAAGGGATCGGCTGTTTGCATACTTCAGGGAAATAGGTTTTCAGCATAGTCCATCAGCGATCAATTTTTATTTAATTAGAGATCCCTCCTCCCGCAACCAGCAGGAACTTTTTTCATTTTTACTCAGGAAAGGACTTGTCTTACGTCACACGTATAATTTTCCAGGGATCGAAGGAGAATGGCTTCGCGTGGCGATTAAAAAGGAAGCGGAAAATAGTTTGTTGATGGAGGTGTTATCCGAATGGAAAAGGGAAAACTGA
- a CDS encoding bifunctional adenosylcobinamide kinase/adenosylcobinamide-phosphate guanylyltransferase, translating to MEKGKLIFVTGGVRSGKSSFAEELATNWSRDLDVNLHYIACGVPSDKEMRERIARHQENRSGASGNFQTWECPYNLQRISSHFSKQDILVLDCVTTLLNNYLFHQNIDDPSGLMDRMLTDIFSLQKASGGLVVVSNEVMQDVPHQASLTRKYQYIIGIVHQNIVDQADTAYLVESGIPICKKGVAV from the coding sequence ATGGAAAAGGGAAAACTGATTTTCGTTACCGGCGGTGTTCGCAGCGGGAAGAGCTCTTTTGCTGAAGAATTGGCAACAAATTGGAGCAGGGACTTGGACGTGAATTTACATTATATTGCATGTGGCGTTCCTTCCGATAAGGAAATGCGCGAACGAATAGCGCGTCATCAGGAAAATCGCTCGGGAGCGTCTGGAAACTTTCAAACATGGGAATGTCCGTATAACCTGCAACGTATCTCCAGTCACTTTTCAAAACAGGATATTCTTGTACTTGATTGTGTAACTACATTATTAAACAACTATTTATTTCATCAAAACATCGATGATCCCAGTGGGCTGATGGACAGGATGTTAACAGATATTTTCAGTCTACAGAAGGCTTCTGGTGGGTTAGTTGTTGTTTCCAATGAGGTAATGCAAGATGTTCCGCATCAAGCATCGTTAACAAGAAAATACCAATACATAATCGGAATTGTTCATCAAAACATCGTAGACCAGGCGGATACTGCCTATTTGGTAGAGAGCGGTATACCGATTTGCAAGAAAGGGGTAGCGGTATGA
- a CDS encoding cobyric acid synthase, which translates to MKGMMIQGTASSVGKSILTTGLCRLFANKGYAIAPFKAQNMSGRSIVTRDGKEMSISQAQQAEAAGLPPSVLMNPVLLKPRENLQTEVMLLGEKRSIIPGQDYKQSYYDVAKQAIQGALNQLEQSYDFMLIEGAGSPVEMNLKDRDLANMAVAEMADVPVILVADIDRGGAFASIVGTLELLTTDERQRVKGLIINKFHGVVSSFASGREWLEDRTGISVLGVVPHTGHNLAEEDSVEGRGTTEARSTTDKPPDYDKLAEHLEAYIDWKKLLNIMTGENDVR; encoded by the coding sequence ATGAAGGGGATGATGATCCAGGGTACAGCTTCCAGTGTGGGAAAAAGCATACTCACTACTGGTCTATGTCGGTTATTTGCAAATAAAGGATACGCGATTGCGCCGTTTAAAGCACAGAATATGTCCGGTCGTTCAATCGTAACAAGAGACGGGAAAGAAATGAGTATTTCGCAGGCCCAGCAGGCGGAAGCGGCCGGCCTCCCCCCTTCTGTTCTCATGAATCCTGTTCTATTAAAGCCTCGCGAAAATCTGCAGACAGAGGTGATGCTTCTCGGAGAAAAAAGGAGCATCATACCTGGACAGGATTATAAGCAATCTTATTATGATGTAGCGAAGCAAGCTATTCAGGGGGCATTAAATCAATTGGAACAAAGCTATGATTTCATGCTGATAGAGGGCGCAGGCAGCCCAGTAGAGATGAATTTAAAAGACCGAGACCTTGCCAATATGGCTGTAGCGGAAATGGCTGATGTTCCTGTTATTCTAGTGGCTGATATTGATAGAGGAGGCGCATTTGCCAGTATTGTCGGGACGCTGGAATTGCTGACAACGGATGAAAGGCAGCGGGTGAAGGGGCTGATTATAAATAAATTTCATGGGGTTGTTTCCTCTTTCGCTTCCGGCAGAGAGTGGCTGGAGGATCGTACCGGGATTTCCGTTCTGGGAGTTGTACCTCATACTGGCCATAACCTTGCTGAAGAGGATAGCGTCGAAGGGCGGGGCACCACCGAAGCCCGTTCCACAACAGATAAGCCGCCCGATTATGACAAACTAGCAGAACACCTGGAAGCCTATATCGACTGGAAAAAGCTCTTAAACATCATGACAGGTGAAAACGATGTTCGCTAG
- the cobS gene encoding adenosylcobinamide-GDP ribazoletransferase, giving the protein MNRFYISHALKTFPLLGLLQGAIYASILFVLQSYTPLSDIMIALFLWLVLIFLSGGIHLDGLIDTSDAYFSYRDVGKRLEIMQDPRVGAFGVLTIVVFLSVRFVILYELVTMAVLWTYLMVVLIPFLGKMLLGAYLQLLPAARNSGMAVFFQHGKSSTFWVTYGIYLGIIGIVIALLNMELLGFYFILISSMIVIGTFLAGKIKKNFGGITGDTLGASSEGMELVLWIAVWLLHSFAMV; this is encoded by the coding sequence ATGAACCGTTTCTATATTTCTCATGCCTTGAAGACATTCCCGCTACTTGGTTTACTGCAGGGGGCGATCTATGCATCTATTTTGTTTGTCCTTCAGTCGTATACACCTTTATCGGATATTATGATTGCACTTTTTCTGTGGCTTGTATTGATATTTTTATCTGGCGGCATTCATCTGGATGGCCTGATTGACACAAGCGATGCCTATTTTTCATATAGGGATGTAGGGAAGCGGCTGGAAATTATGCAAGATCCCCGTGTTGGCGCATTTGGGGTCCTAACGATCGTCGTTTTTCTAAGCGTTCGCTTTGTTATTTTATATGAACTGGTGACAATGGCTGTTCTTTGGACTTATTTAATGGTGGTGTTGATTCCTTTTCTTGGTAAAATGCTGTTGGGTGCCTATTTGCAGCTTTTGCCAGCAGCAAGAAATAGTGGGATGGCTGTCTTTTTTCAACATGGGAAAAGCAGCACGTTCTGGGTTACTTATGGTATCTATTTAGGTATAATTGGTATAGTGATAGCGCTTCTAAACATGGAATTGCTTGGATTCTATTTTATTTTGATAAGTAGTATGATTGTTATAGGAACCTTTCTCGCCGGAAAAATAAAGAAGAACTTCGGTGGTATCACAGGGGACACGTTAGGTGCGAGTTCAGAAGGGATGGAATTAGTGTTATGGATAGCGGTGTGGCTGTTACACTCTTTCGCCATGGTGTAA
- a CDS encoding histidine phosphatase family protein: MDSGVAVTLFRHGVTKANLEKRYLGWSDPPITDEARHRLTALPSEVYDLCVSSDLIRCRQTATIRCPDAPYVESAAFREMHFGNWELKTYAELCHDPEYRNWLNDSIGNRPPDGESFSEMESRVDRGWNALKKLVNEEGYRNSLLVTHGGVIRLLLTKLAKERKNFWEWEIPHGTGIKLYWVTRDWRENSRCTSLQVVPITESENG, encoded by the coding sequence ATGGATAGCGGTGTGGCTGTTACACTCTTTCGCCATGGTGTAACAAAGGCGAATCTGGAAAAAAGGTACCTTGGTTGGAGCGATCCACCGATTACTGATGAAGCACGGCATAGGTTAACAGCACTGCCAAGTGAGGTGTACGATCTCTGCGTTTCCAGTGACTTAATTCGGTGCAGGCAAACGGCCACTATACGTTGTCCCGATGCTCCTTATGTTGAAAGTGCGGCATTCCGGGAGATGCATTTTGGCAACTGGGAATTAAAGACCTATGCAGAGCTTTGCCATGACCCTGAATATCGAAACTGGTTGAATGATTCGATTGGTAATCGCCCGCCTGATGGGGAAAGCTTTTCTGAAATGGAAAGCAGGGTGGATCGTGGTTGGAATGCGCTGAAAAAGCTAGTGAATGAAGAGGGCTATAGAAATAGTTTACTTGTTACGCATGGCGGGGTAATACGTTTGCTGTTAACCAAACTTGCCAAGGAGAGGAAAAACTTTTGGGAATGGGAAATCCCTCATGGTACTGGGATCAAGCTTTACTGGGTGACTCGCGACTGGAGGGAGAATAGCCGATGCACTTCATTACAGGTGGTGCCTATAACGGAAAGCGAAAATGGGTGA
- a CDS encoding bifunctional adenosylcobinamide kinase/adenosylcobinamide-phosphate guanylyltransferase, producing the protein MHFITGGAYNGKRKWVKKYYEPDQCRWLSAYDTALMNPMSTELPAIVILEGVEKWIHAQIDPELSSDTLRKNVIRLMKPWLQWEEADSQRKLVIIGTDISKGIVPIDKRDRLWRDITGWTYQDLVEKAERVDVIWYGIEDTIKNKREL; encoded by the coding sequence ATGCACTTCATTACAGGTGGTGCCTATAACGGAAAGCGAAAATGGGTGAAAAAATATTATGAGCCGGATCAGTGTCGGTGGCTATCCGCATATGATACAGCGCTAATGAACCCCATGAGCACCGAGCTACCAGCTATTGTAATTTTAGAAGGTGTTGAAAAATGGATTCATGCCCAAATAGACCCTGAACTTTCATCAGACACATTGCGTAAAAATGTGATCCGTTTAATGAAGCCATGGCTGCAGTGGGAAGAAGCGGATAGTCAGCGAAAGCTCGTCATCATCGGCACTGATATTTCGAAAGGTATCGTACCAATTGATAAACGTGACCGACTATGGCGAGATATTACAGGATGGACATATCAGGATTTGGTTGAAAAGGCGGAACGGGTTGATGTCATATGGTACGGAATTGAAGATACAATTAAAAACAAAAGGGAGTTGTAA
- a CDS encoding cob(I)yrinic acid a,c-diamide adenosyltransferase, protein MRLYTKSGDKGQTSVIGGRVDKDDIRVEAYGTIDEVNSFVGKAISELDKELFKDIVADLEKIQHELFDCGSELSNISKKREHKLTEEPITYLEEKMDELIDEAPELERFILPGGSDASASIHIARTVARRGERAIVSLMKAEEEISPIPLKYVNRLSDYLFAAARVINARLNVPDVEYERSAKVFRGSNKKKD, encoded by the coding sequence ATGAGACTATATACAAAATCTGGAGACAAAGGCCAAACAAGTGTCATAGGTGGAAGAGTTGATAAAGATGATATCCGTGTTGAAGCATATGGAACCATTGATGAGGTAAATTCATTTGTAGGAAAAGCTATCTCAGAATTAGATAAGGAATTGTTTAAAGATATTGTGGCAGACCTTGAGAAAATCCAACACGAATTATTTGATTGCGGCTCCGAATTATCTAATATCTCAAAGAAAAGGGAACATAAACTAACCGAAGAGCCGATCACGTATCTGGAAGAAAAAATGGATGAATTAATTGATGAGGCACCGGAATTGGAACGATTTATTTTACCAGGTGGTTCAGACGCTTCCGCTTCGATCCATATCGCCAGAACAGTTGCAAGAAGGGGAGAAAGAGCCATTGTATCGCTTATGAAGGCGGAAGAAGAGATTTCCCCGATCCCCTTAAAATATGTGAACCGCCTGTCAGATTACTTGTTTGCCGCAGCGCGCGTCATTAATGCTAGGTTGAATGTCCCAGATGTAGAATATGAACGAAGCGCTAAAGTTTTCCGCGGCAGCAATAAGAAGAAGGATTAA
- a CDS encoding M4 family metallopeptidase has translation MKKKHAAVSAILSSALVLGSFSVSDAVVISESPGSNSVKTGKVWNENANVPIFVKEEFAEMHPSSNAENAMDYLEENEQEIGIKNAEENLKVSDVQEDDLGMTQVRFNQTKNGVPVEGTEVIVHFNENEELVTVNGNYNPEAEKTSINTDPTLDEEDAIKAASSAVDAPQNMKYDPISELVIYPFEEEKLLAYKVNVTFMGETPGNWFVYVDAKNGNVIDRYNTIAHIEEGEFHKSVGTGVHGDHRELHTTRVKPPQQGTNFILADSSHEGLEGIYTFDSNTDEIAVNNSASWKKEYHHPAVDAHYNSEKVYDYFLNEHDRNSLDDEGMAIISYVNYGTDFNNAFWNGRHMTYGNGDGDYMVPLSAGLDVAAHEMAHGVITNTANLEYRFESGALNEAFADIFGALVDEDNWEIGEDIMGPGAIADGRTSLRSLSDPSKYPVNEEYIPYGDGEGMYPSHMDEFYDLPMHLDNGGVHINSSIINHAAYITGEQIGKEKLGQIYYRALVTYLTPTSDFSDARLYIIQSAEDIYGEGSEEARATADGFDQVGIYE, from the coding sequence TTGAAGAAAAAGCATGCGGCGGTATCAGCAATTCTGTCTTCAGCACTCGTTTTAGGTTCTTTTTCTGTAAGTGATGCAGTTGTTATTTCAGAAAGTCCTGGATCGAATTCGGTGAAAACAGGGAAGGTCTGGAATGAGAATGCAAACGTTCCTATTTTTGTAAAGGAGGAATTTGCAGAAATGCACCCAAGCAGTAATGCTGAAAATGCAATGGATTATTTAGAGGAAAATGAACAGGAAATCGGAATTAAGAATGCGGAAGAAAATCTAAAAGTAAGCGATGTTCAAGAGGATGATCTAGGGATGACGCAAGTCCGTTTCAACCAGACTAAAAATGGGGTGCCTGTAGAGGGTACAGAGGTGATCGTACACTTTAACGAAAACGAAGAACTAGTTACAGTTAACGGTAACTACAACCCGGAAGCAGAAAAAACTTCGATAAATACAGACCCAACGCTAGATGAGGAAGATGCTATAAAAGCAGCTAGCTCAGCTGTAGACGCACCACAGAACATGAAATATGATCCTATTTCAGAACTTGTCATTTATCCTTTCGAAGAGGAAAAACTCCTTGCTTATAAGGTTAATGTTACATTCATGGGTGAAACCCCTGGTAACTGGTTTGTTTATGTAGATGCGAAAAATGGAAACGTGATCGATCGATATAATACAATCGCACATATTGAAGAGGGAGAATTTCATAAGAGTGTAGGGACAGGTGTCCATGGAGATCATAGGGAACTGCATACAACCAGAGTAAAGCCGCCTCAACAGGGTACCAATTTCATTCTGGCTGATAGCTCTCATGAAGGATTGGAAGGAATTTACACCTTTGATTCCAATACCGATGAAATTGCTGTGAATAACAGCGCATCCTGGAAGAAGGAATACCATCACCCAGCTGTCGATGCGCACTATAACTCAGAAAAAGTTTATGATTATTTCCTGAATGAACATGATCGTAACTCGCTAGATGATGAGGGTATGGCCATCATTTCCTATGTTAACTATGGTACGGACTTTAACAACGCGTTCTGGAATGGTCGCCATATGACGTATGGAAATGGAGATGGCGATTATATGGTTCCACTATCCGCAGGTCTGGATGTAGCTGCCCATGAAATGGCGCATGGTGTAATTACAAATACAGCTAACCTGGAATACCGCTTCGAATCTGGAGCACTAAATGAAGCATTCGCCGATATTTTTGGTGCATTGGTTGATGAGGATAATTGGGAGATCGGAGAGGATATCATGGGCCCTGGGGCAATAGCGGATGGAAGGACTTCCCTGCGCAGCCTGAGCGATCCTAGTAAATACCCAGTTAACGAAGAATATATTCCATATGGTGATGGTGAAGGAATGTATCCTTCGCACATGGATGAATTCTATGACCTACCGATGCACTTGGACAACGGTGGCGTTCATATTAATTCTTCCATTATTAACCACGCTGCATATATTACCGGAGAGCAAATTGGAAAAGAGAAGCTCGGTCAGATATATTATCGTGCGCTCGTCACTTACCTGACACCAACTTCTGATTTTAGTGATGCAAGACTGTATATTATACAATCAGCAGAGGATATTTATGGTGAAGGAAGTGAGGAAGCTAGAGCAACTGCTGATGGATTTGATCAAGTAGGGATTTATGAGTAG